One Cryptomeria japonica chromosome 9, Sugi_1.0, whole genome shotgun sequence genomic window carries:
- the LOC131858260 gene encoding uncharacterized protein LOC131858260 has translation MEAVEPRTIWLMPMGYEVDGNTLDSYAQHLLKKLVDGKEERSNTYKEDLDLHNKFTEPGRKRKVRKEVEELAKQIGITKEVVQRDREQTILKGEDMVKPKKTKPLSTSPKPSKPGKTNSAPTSSAQKPVPPPKPQRKSTGGVEKGKKENPQREYVVATTKDVETDNDEAIKALIDLSSMILKGLYDILDARRHTTSLEDERIKEYILVNLSSVISKAEVDRLLKLAKDIFKRKRRVNKIMYRKIDEVVKETKAILKQFMKVHRYDKEQPSERAVLEKKKNEKTIVTNDNDTTKLDDFGEFEQDPLVISIDSEKEAEEIEIVDEGKGEIDAEKDEDVVKDASVEVVEKEKREEKDDQAPVTVARDTVADKGK, from the exons atggaggcagttgaacctagaACAATTTGgctcatgcccatggggtatgaagtggatgGAAACACACTTGATTCATATGCACAACACCTTCTGAAAAAACTGGTAGATGGAAAAGAAGAGAGGTCCAATACTTATAAAGAGGACCTAGACTTGCACAATAAATTCACTGAGCCCGGAAGGAAAAGGAAGGTCAGAAAAGAAGTTGAAGAGCTTGCAAAACAAATAGGAATAACAAAGGAAGTGGTTCAAAGGGATAGGGAGCAGACCATTCTAAAGGGGGAGGACATGGTAAAGCCTAAGAAGACAAAACCACTCTCCACTTCTCCCAAGCCATCCAAGCCAGGGAAAACCAATTCTGCACCTACCTCTAGTGCACAGAAACCTGttcctccacccaagccacaaAGAAAATCAACTGGTGGAGTAGAGAAAGGGAAGAAGGAGAATCCACAAAGGGAATATGTTGTAGCCACTACTAAAGATGTAGAGACAGATAATGATGAGGCAAT aaaagcCTTGATAGATCTATCATCTATGATTCTCAAGGgattatatgatattttggatgcaaggaggcatACAACCAGCTtagaggatgagagaataaaagaatatATATTAGTGAATTTGTCTTCTGTAATTTCTAAAGCTGAAGTAGATAGATTGCTTAAGCTTGCAAAGGATATATTCAAAAGAAAAAGGAGAGTTAATAAAATTATGTACAGGAAGATAGATGAAGTTGTCAAAGAGACTAaagcaattttgaaacaatttatgAAAGTGCACAGATATGAT AAAGAACAACCATCTGAGCGAGCCgttttggaaaagaagaaaaatgaaaaaaccaTAGTTACAAATGATAATGACACTACTAAGCTTGATGACTTTGGTGAATTTGAACAAGATCCTCTGGTGATAAGTATTGACTCTGAAAAGGAAGCTGAGGAGATTGAAATAGTTGATGAAGGGAAGGGAGAGATTGATGCTGAGAAGGATGAAGATGTTGTAAAAGATGCTAGTGTAGAggtggtagagaaggagaaaagagaagagaaggatgATCAGGCTCCGGTAACAGTGGCAAGAGATACTGTAGCAGACAAAGGAAAATAG